CACGAGCGGCGGCTGTTCGGTGGATGCGAGGATGTCAGTCATGAAGGCAATCCTGATGGCCGCGCGGCGGGCTTTGCTCGAAACCCCGCCGCGCGGTTGTGTCCGTTTGGAATCGATTCGCGCGGCTCGAGCCGGGCCGGCCGCGCCGAAGCGCCGCCTGGAACGGTTGCGTTGAACCACTGCGTTAAACCGTATCTCCGCCGCGAGGCGCGAAGAAACATATAATTCTCGCATAGATACCACGGAATCCCGGATGCCTACCCTGTACTTCACCACGCTGTTCGTCATCGCCGTCGTTGCGATGGTCGGCACCAAACTCTGGCTCGCGTCGCGGCAGATCCGCTTCGTCGCCGCCCATCGCGAACAGGTGCCGAGCCAGTTCGCGAACACGATCGCGCTGACCGCACATCAGCGCGCGGCCGACTACACGGTCGAGCGCACGCGGCTCGCGATGGTCGAGATCGTCGTCGGCGCGGCCGTGCTGATCTGGCTTACGCTGCTCGGCGGCGTGCAGATGCTCGATCTCGCGCTCTCCGACTGGCTCGGTCGCGGCTATGTCGGGCAGATCGCGCTCGTTGCCGCAGTGATCGCGATTACCAGCGCGATCGACCTGCCGTTCGAGTACTACCGGCAGTTCGTCGTCGAGCAGCGTTTCGGCTTCAATCGGATGAGCAAAAGCCTGTTCTTCTTCGACCGCCTGAAGGGCGCGCTGCTCGGCATCGCGTTCGGTCTGCCGCTGCTGTTCGTCGTGCTGTGGCTGATGAACCGCGCCGGCAACCTGTGGTGGCTATGGGCGTGGGTCGTGTGGGTCGGGTTCCAGATGTTCGGTCTGCTGATTTTCCCGACCTTCATCGCGCCGCTCTTCAACAAGTTCGAACCGCTGAAGGATGAGGCGCTCGTGACCCGCATCGAGGCGCTGATGCAGCGCTGCGGCTTCGCCGCGAAGGGTCTGTTCGTGATGGACGGCAGCCGCCGTTCGGCGCACGGCAACGCGTACTTCACCGGCTTCGGCGCGAGCAAGCGCATCGTCTTTTTCGACACGCTGCTCGCGCGCCTGTCGGGCCGCGAAATCGAAGCGGTGCTCGCGCACGAGCTCGGCCACTTCAAGCGCCGCCACGTGATGAAGCGCATGCTCGTCACCTTCGCAATCAGCCTCGCGATGCTCGCGCTGCTCGGCTGGCTGACGCAATGCGTGTGGTTCTACGAAGGGCTCGGCGTGCGGCCGTCGCTCGTTGGCGGCAATAGCGGACTCGCGCTCGTGCTGTTCTTCCTGGCGCTGCCGGTGTTCCTGTTCTTCGTTACACCGCTTGGCAGCCTCAGCTCGCGCAAGCACGAGTTCGAAGCCGACGCGTTCGCGGCGACCCAAACCGATGCGCACGATCTCGTCAACGCGCTCGTCAAGCTGTATGAGGACAATGCGTCGACGCTGACGCCCGATCCGCTGTACACCGCGTTCTACTACTCGCATCCGCCGGCCTCGCAGCGGATCGACCGACTGCTGCGGCACGCATGAGCGGCCGCGCTCCCAAGAAGGCGTCGCGCGGCGCGCGCGCCGCCGGGTCCGGCATGCACGGCGCGCGCACGGGCGGCCTCGTCGTCGCCGCGCACGGCCGCCACTATCTGGTCGCTCCCGAAGACGGCGGCGCGCTACTGCAGTGCTTCCCGCGCGGCAAACGCAGCGAGGTCGCGGTCGGCGATCGCGTGATCTACGAGCCGGCTTCGGCGGATCAAGGCGTGATCGTCGAAATCGGCGAGCGACGCAACCTGCTGTATCGCTCGGATCAGTACAAGTCGAAGCTGTTCGCCGCGAACCTCGACCAGTTGCTGATCGTGCTCGCGACCGAGCCGCATTTCAGCGAGGATCTGCTCGGCCGCGCGCTCGTCGCCGCGGAGGCAAACGAGCTCAAGCCGCTGATCGTGCTGAACAAGATCGACGTCACCGATGCTCTGGAGGGCGCACGCCAGCGGCTCGAGCCGTATCGCGCGCTCGGCTATCCGGTGCTCGAAGTGTCGATCCGCATGCAGCCTGAGGCGGCTCGCGCCACGTTGACCGAACATCTGCATGCTCACGCGACGCTGCTACTCGGCCAGTCCGGCATGGGCAAATCGACGCTCGTGAACCTGCTGATTCCCGATGCCGAAGTGGCGACGCGCGAGATCTCGACCGCGTTGAACAGCGGACGCCATACGACGACGTTCACGCGGCTTTATCCTTTGCCGCAGCCGCAGGGTATGACCGGCGCGAATGACATCAACGGCGCGGCCGGCGCGCTGATCGACTCGCCGGGCTTCCAGGAATTCGGCCTGCACCACCTGACCGAAGGACGGCTCGAACGTGCGTTCCCCGAGTTCCGGCCGCTGTTGCCCAATTGCCGCTTCTACAACTGCCATCATTTGCACGAGCCTGGCTGCGCGATTCTCGAAGCGGTCGCCGACGGCCGCATCCGCCGCCAACGGCATGCGCTTTACGCGCAGCTCGTGCACGAGGCGAGCCAGATGGTCCGCTGACATGAAACTGATGCGCGCGCCGAACCTGATCATCGGACAACATTGGGTCAACGT
Above is a window of Paraburkholderia sprentiae WSM5005 DNA encoding:
- the rsgA gene encoding ribosome small subunit-dependent GTPase A; the protein is MSGRAPKKASRGARAAGSGMHGARTGGLVVAAHGRHYLVAPEDGGALLQCFPRGKRSEVAVGDRVIYEPASADQGVIVEIGERRNLLYRSDQYKSKLFAANLDQLLIVLATEPHFSEDLLGRALVAAEANELKPLIVLNKIDVTDALEGARQRLEPYRALGYPVLEVSIRMQPEAARATLTEHLHAHATLLLGQSGMGKSTLVNLLIPDAEVATREISTALNSGRHTTTFTRLYPLPQPQGMTGANDINGAAGALIDSPGFQEFGLHHLTEGRLERAFPEFRPLLPNCRFYNCHHLHEPGCAILEAVADGRIRRQRHALYAQLVHEASQMVR
- a CDS encoding M48 family metallopeptidase, whose protein sequence is MPTLYFTTLFVIAVVAMVGTKLWLASRQIRFVAAHREQVPSQFANTIALTAHQRAADYTVERTRLAMVEIVVGAAVLIWLTLLGGVQMLDLALSDWLGRGYVGQIALVAAVIAITSAIDLPFEYYRQFVVEQRFGFNRMSKSLFFFDRLKGALLGIAFGLPLLFVVLWLMNRAGNLWWLWAWVVWVGFQMFGLLIFPTFIAPLFNKFEPLKDEALVTRIEALMQRCGFAAKGLFVMDGSRRSAHGNAYFTGFGASKRIVFFDTLLARLSGREIEAVLAHELGHFKRRHVMKRMLVTFAISLAMLALLGWLTQCVWFYEGLGVRPSLVGGNSGLALVLFFLALPVFLFFVTPLGSLSSRKHEFEADAFAATQTDAHDLVNALVKLYEDNASTLTPDPLYTAFYYSHPPASQRIDRLLRHA